Proteins encoded within one genomic window of Flavobacterium gilvum:
- a CDS encoding SusC/RagA family TonB-linked outer membrane protein, producing the protein MNNLNLKCQPFNKVFKLFLVGVFMIVAPVFAQERNKTVTGVITDEQKLPLPGVSIAINGSGNGTQSDLDGKFKIQAATGDQLVFSFIGLENKTITVGNTTELHIVLQSSSIGLKDVVVTALGITKNKKNLTYSTQAVEVKDLTKARELNVANSLSGKVAGIEITRGSSGLGGSTRVTLRGDRSISGNNQALFVIDGVPLDNSGGGGTTSSGGREYGDGISSVNPEDIESINVLKGASATALYGSRAANGAVIITTKKGASKKGLGINYSFGSQLDMPNLMQDYQNEYGQGNNGLYNRSSEQGWGPKLDGRQVATWSNAPEDAGKTYAFVANPDNIKNFYSPGTSFVNSLALNGGNETTQGYFSYTNTNAKGIVDNNTLLRNNFNVRLNSKFGQRISLDTKVTYLNEVIDNRQTTGGDFLNVNRQILRMPSNISLEDAQKYSYVNSAGSIRQNYWNPGTNGGQNPYWGKNNYTPVDERNRIIGFAALNYKIIPELNFTIRTGMDRHTDDVEIKIHTDTYTVAPKGNYVIEHRDIMELNHDFLFNFDKRINDFSITANAGGGVQKNKATTLITNNGGLVIENLFTTGNAVAGTFSRALSEREKQSLYATTDLGYKDFMTLSLTARNDWSSTLPKENNSYFFGSAGLNVILTEAFKLPSFISFAKIRGSIAQTGNDAPPYILSQTYTSGVGVPPSGLFVFRDGLLPIDGLKPEITTSQEAGIDLRVLDNRIGVEFTWFNGNSKNQLVQLTMPAASGWGAQYINAGNVQNKGIEFTVNGKIIKTNDLKWDLTVNYAETKNKVIEISPTLNEFVLGSDFMNTVKVIKGKPYGELYTRGFVRDASGNIIVDANGLPTTTSAQSVYVGNTRPKWTGSVMNKVAYKDFYLSFLVSARIGGVVSSYTNANNYGDGLAAETLEGRGGFVVDGVFADGTKNNKSITAEQYWTKLGGRNAPTGEVFTYSATNVRLREVVLGWDVPKSFFSKTPIQSANLSFSGRNLFFIKNNAKGFDPEVLAGNANSSVGLESFAPPVSRSFGVNLNLSF; encoded by the coding sequence ATGAATAATTTAAATTTAAAATGCCAACCTTTTAATAAGGTTTTCAAACTTTTTCTTGTTGGTGTTTTTATGATAGTAGCACCCGTTTTTGCGCAGGAACGAAATAAAACGGTCACTGGTGTGATTACTGATGAACAAAAGTTACCATTGCCGGGAGTTTCTATAGCAATAAATGGTAGTGGAAACGGAACGCAATCGGACTTAGATGGTAAATTTAAAATCCAGGCTGCGACAGGAGATCAATTAGTATTTAGTTTTATTGGATTAGAAAATAAAACGATAACAGTTGGAAATACAACAGAATTACATATTGTTCTTCAGTCTTCCAGTATTGGATTGAAAGATGTTGTTGTAACCGCTTTGGGGATTACCAAAAACAAAAAGAACTTAACGTATTCTACTCAAGCTGTAGAAGTGAAAGATCTCACCAAAGCCAGAGAATTAAACGTAGCTAACTCACTTTCTGGTAAAGTAGCAGGTATTGAGATTACCCGTGGATCTTCTGGACTTGGCGGTTCTACAAGGGTTACACTACGTGGCGATCGTTCTATTAGCGGAAATAATCAAGCATTATTCGTAATCGATGGTGTTCCTCTTGATAATTCAGGTGGTGGTGGAACCACTTCAAGTGGGGGACGCGAGTATGGAGATGGTATATCAAGTGTTAACCCTGAAGATATTGAATCTATAAACGTTTTGAAAGGGGCTTCGGCTACTGCTCTTTACGGTAGTAGAGCTGCAAATGGAGCTGTTATTATTACGACCAAAAAAGGTGCTTCTAAAAAAGGTCTTGGAATTAATTATTCTTTCGGTTCACAACTGGACATGCCTAACCTGATGCAAGATTATCAAAATGAATATGGTCAGGGAAATAATGGTCTTTACAACAGATCTTCGGAACAAGGCTGGGGACCAAAATTAGACGGAAGACAAGTGGCAACATGGAGTAATGCGCCAGAAGATGCCGGAAAAACCTATGCTTTTGTTGCAAACCCAGACAATATTAAAAATTTCTATAGCCCAGGAACAAGTTTCGTAAATAGTCTTGCTCTAAATGGTGGGAACGAAACAACTCAAGGTTATTTCTCTTATACAAATACTAATGCCAAAGGAATTGTTGATAACAATACATTATTAAGAAACAATTTCAATGTAAGGCTGAACAGCAAGTTTGGACAAAGAATCTCTTTAGATACCAAGGTAACTTATTTGAATGAAGTAATAGACAATCGCCAGACCACTGGAGGAGATTTTTTGAATGTTAACCGTCAAATACTTAGAATGCCTAGTAATATTTCGCTAGAAGATGCTCAAAAATATTCTTATGTAAATTCTGCGGGTTCTATACGTCAAAACTATTGGAATCCAGGGACAAACGGGGGACAAAATCCATATTGGGGAAAAAATAATTATACTCCAGTTGATGAACGTAATCGTATAATAGGATTTGCAGCTTTAAATTACAAAATTATTCCAGAATTAAACTTCACTATCCGTACTGGTATGGACAGACATACAGATGATGTAGAAATAAAGATTCATACTGATACTTATACTGTTGCCCCAAAAGGGAATTACGTAATAGAGCACAGAGATATTATGGAATTAAATCATGATTTTCTTTTTAATTTTGATAAAAGAATTAATGATTTTAGTATCACTGCCAATGCAGGAGGGGGTGTTCAAAAAAACAAAGCTACAACCCTAATTACTAATAATGGCGGACTAGTAATTGAAAATCTTTTTACAACAGGTAATGCTGTCGCAGGTACTTTTTCCCGTGCTTTAAGTGAAAGAGAAAAACAATCTTTATATGCAACAACAGATCTAGGTTATAAAGACTTTATGACCCTGTCATTAACTGCTCGTAATGATTGGTCTTCGACTCTTCCAAAAGAGAATAACTCTTATTTCTTTGGTTCGGCTGGTTTGAATGTAATTCTTACTGAAGCTTTTAAATTGCCTTCCTTTATTAGTTTTGCAAAAATAAGAGGTTCGATTGCTCAAACAGGTAATGATGCCCCTCCGTATATTCTAAGTCAAACTTATACTAGTGGAGTTGGAGTACCTCCAAGTGGATTATTTGTCTTCCGTGATGGACTACTACCAATTGATGGATTAAAACCAGAAATTACAACATCCCAAGAAGCCGGTATCGATTTACGTGTTTTAGACAACCGAATTGGTGTTGAATTTACTTGGTTTAATGGAAATTCTAAAAACCAATTAGTGCAATTAACTATGCCAGCTGCATCAGGTTGGGGAGCACAATATATCAATGCGGGTAATGTTCAAAATAAAGGTATCGAATTTACTGTAAATGGTAAAATAATAAAAACAAATGACTTAAAATGGGATTTAACGGTGAATTATGCTGAAACCAAGAATAAAGTGATTGAGATTTCACCTACTTTAAATGAGTTTGTTTTAGGAAGTGATTTTATGAATACCGTAAAAGTTATTAAAGGAAAACCGTATGGAGAATTGTACACACGAGGGTTTGTTCGTGATGCATCAGGAAATATTATTGTGGATGCCAATGGTTTGCCAACTACCACTTCTGCTCAAAGTGTGTATGTAGGTAATACCAGACCAAAATGGACAGGAAGCGTTATGAATAAAGTTGCGTACAAAGATTTTTATTTAAGTTTTCTTGTGAGTGCGCGTATCGGTGGAGTGGTATCTTCATACACAAATGCTAATAATTATGGAGATGGTCTAGCAGCTGAAACTTTGGAAGGACGTGGTGGATTTGTTGTTGATGGTGTTTTTGCTGATGGTACAAAAAACAACAAATCGATTACAGCAGAACAATATTGGACAAAACTTGGAGGAAGAAATGCTCCTACAGGAGAAGTGTTTACTTATAGTGCTACCAATGTTCGTTTGCGCGAAGTAGTTTTAGGTTGGGATGTTCCAAAGTCATTTTTTTCGAAAACACCTATTCAAAGTGCTAATTTATCATTTTCGGGCAGAAACCTGTTTTTTATTAAAAACAATGCCAAAGGATTTGATCCTGAAGTATTGGCAGGTAATGCAAACAGTTCTGTAGGACTAGAATCTTTTGCTCCTCCAGTAAGCCGTTCATTTGGAGTAAATCTTAATTTAAGTTTTTAA
- a CDS encoding SusD/RagB family nutrient-binding outer membrane lipoprotein, translating to MKKTIKKTIVFLVITSLFVSCTKDFEELNTDKTKLVGLDVASLEYSFSAAENRGIYSYAGQYQLGPGLFSDLQAQYFATTQKNFASDRNVMVANWLNAAWNFFYAAASPQMDVVLEYTKPGGKLQDPMKYAIAKIYRVSMYLPITDNWGAIPYFQAGNGKKEVLYDSQEDIYKDFLKTLKEATAVLSAYNGTGKFFEKGDIIYGGSPAKWLKFGNSMRLRVAMRISKKDPALAKAEAEAAVAAPGGLLISNADNANVSVSPIYTNPLGGYANLGEFRMSSSMESVLKGFNDPRLPKFFAPALNGGAYKGVRNGMTVTQMADPTNSINVTSGINATNVSNSVTAAKDNEGKTPWTIFTAAETYFLLAEGALNGWNMGGTAASFYNAGITASLNQWSITGAEVTTYLAGTSTPIALNDSYNTPAMTDIPVAFAATPDKQREQIGTQKWLAIFPYSSEAWSEVRRTGFPKLYPRLNSDNLDSPASDPLSIRRLPYPAIEAAVNAGGLASGISKLGGPDKSSTKLWWNP from the coding sequence ATGAAAAAAACAATAAAAAAAACCATTGTCTTTTTGGTTATTACAAGCCTTTTTGTTTCCTGTACAAAGGACTTTGAAGAACTTAACACAGATAAAACAAAACTTGTTGGGTTAGATGTTGCATCGTTAGAATATTCTTTCTCTGCTGCTGAAAATCGAGGGATATATTCGTATGCGGGTCAGTATCAATTAGGTCCCGGGCTCTTTTCAGATTTGCAGGCACAATATTTTGCGACAACGCAAAAAAACTTTGCATCTGATAGAAATGTAATGGTTGCGAACTGGTTAAATGCAGCATGGAACTTTTTTTATGCCGCTGCAAGTCCACAGATGGACGTTGTACTTGAGTACACAAAACCAGGGGGTAAATTGCAGGATCCAATGAAATACGCAATAGCCAAAATCTATAGAGTCAGTATGTACCTGCCTATCACTGACAACTGGGGAGCGATACCTTATTTTCAAGCGGGTAATGGAAAAAAAGAAGTGCTATATGACAGCCAAGAGGATATTTATAAAGATTTTTTAAAGACCCTAAAAGAGGCCACTGCAGTTTTAAGTGCTTATAATGGTACGGGGAAATTTTTCGAAAAAGGAGATATAATTTATGGAGGAAGTCCAGCAAAATGGTTAAAGTTTGGTAACTCTATGCGTTTGAGAGTTGCAATGCGTATTTCAAAGAAAGATCCGGCTCTGGCCAAAGCAGAAGCTGAAGCAGCAGTTGCAGCTCCTGGAGGTTTACTTATTTCTAACGCAGATAATGCCAATGTTTCAGTTTCTCCGATATATACAAATCCATTGGGAGGCTACGCAAACTTGGGGGAGTTTAGAATGAGTTCGTCTATGGAGAGTGTATTAAAAGGCTTTAACGATCCCCGCCTTCCAAAATTCTTTGCACCAGCCTTAAATGGAGGTGCTTATAAAGGAGTACGTAATGGAATGACGGTAACTCAAATGGCTGATCCGACAAACTCAATCAATGTTACTTCTGGAATTAATGCCACTAATGTAAGTAATTCTGTTACTGCAGCAAAAGACAATGAGGGTAAAACACCATGGACAATATTTACAGCTGCAGAAACTTATTTTTTACTTGCTGAAGGAGCACTAAACGGTTGGAATATGGGAGGAACAGCAGCTTCTTTTTATAATGCAGGTATTACGGCATCGCTTAATCAATGGAGTATTACTGGAGCTGAAGTTACAACTTATTTAGCTGGTACAAGTACGCCAATAGCATTGAATGACAGCTATAACACTCCTGCAATGACAGATATTCCTGTAGCATTTGCAGCAACACCGGATAAACAGCGTGAACAGATTGGTACTCAAAAATGGCTTGCCATATTTCCATACAGTTCTGAAGCATGGTCAGAAGTTCGACGTACTGGATTCCCTAAGCTTTATCCTCGATTAAATTCGGATAATTTAGACTCTCCGGCATCAGATCCGTTGAGTATACGAAGATTACCTTATCCTGCTATTGAAGCTGCTGTAAATGCAGGAGGTTTGGCTTCAGGAATTAGTAAATTAGGAGGTCCGGACAAATCTAGTACCAAACTTTGGTGGAACCCGTAG
- a CDS encoding sialate O-acetylesterase, producing MKIHKRAIICLIFAAFFGVKAFGAIKLPYLFSDNMVLQQQSHPLIWGWSTAGAKVNLATSWNKKQITVTADSNGKWKANVTTPVAGGPFEIKISEPNNSVIIKNVLIGEVWLCSGQSNMEMQMKGYKDQPILGASDAVFDAANDKIRLYTVPRAVEREAQDNSVKAIWNEAEPESVSNFSAAAYYFGRLLYAKLKVPIGLVCNSYGGTPVEGFMDEEALKPFPEITSFPSKTDTTQKINNGNATTVYNGMMHLFLGYTIKGCIWYQGESNSAKPKQYETLFPAFVKMLRTKSNDNNLPFYYVQIAPFNYGIKSPNLNSAYLRDAQRKALAVIPNSGMAVTMDIGSENFIHPWDKETVGKRLGYMALAQTYGLKGFPYASPMYESVSFAGNVATVQFSNTTNGLTSYGKPLSYFEIAGADKVFYPAKAVISQGKLQVSAPEVSNPVAVRYAFKDFVMGDLFNTEGFPASSFRTDDW from the coding sequence ATGAAAATACATAAACGAGCAATTATTTGTCTAATTTTTGCTGCTTTTTTTGGGGTTAAGGCTTTTGGTGCCATCAAGCTTCCCTATTTATTTTCGGACAATATGGTATTACAGCAACAATCGCATCCGTTGATTTGGGGTTGGAGTACAGCAGGAGCTAAAGTAAACCTTGCCACATCCTGGAATAAAAAGCAGATTACGGTCACTGCCGATTCAAACGGAAAGTGGAAAGCAAATGTTACCACTCCAGTGGCGGGAGGTCCTTTTGAAATAAAAATAAGTGAACCCAACAACAGCGTTATTATTAAAAATGTTTTGATAGGCGAAGTTTGGCTTTGTAGTGGACAAAGCAATATGGAGATGCAAATGAAGGGCTACAAGGATCAACCTATTCTTGGCGCCAGCGATGCTGTTTTTGATGCTGCCAATGATAAAATTAGGTTGTATACTGTGCCAAGAGCAGTTGAGAGAGAGGCTCAGGATAACTCTGTTAAAGCGATATGGAATGAAGCTGAACCCGAATCGGTTTCCAATTTCAGTGCCGCAGCCTATTACTTTGGAAGATTATTGTATGCCAAGTTAAAAGTGCCAATTGGTCTTGTGTGTAACAGTTATGGTGGTACTCCGGTAGAAGGTTTTATGGATGAAGAAGCATTGAAGCCATTTCCAGAAATCACCTCTTTTCCTTCTAAAACAGATACTACGCAAAAGATCAATAATGGGAATGCAACAACGGTGTACAACGGTATGATGCATCTTTTTCTGGGTTATACCATCAAAGGCTGTATCTGGTATCAGGGAGAAAGCAATTCCGCAAAGCCGAAACAATATGAAACCTTGTTTCCTGCTTTTGTGAAAATGCTGAGAACAAAATCGAACGATAATAATCTTCCTTTTTATTATGTGCAAATCGCACCATTTAATTATGGTATTAAATCTCCAAATCTCAATTCAGCTTATTTGAGAGATGCACAGAGAAAAGCATTGGCAGTAATCCCCAACAGTGGTATGGCCGTGACAATGGATATTGGCAGTGAAAACTTCATTCATCCTTGGGATAAGGAAACGGTGGGCAAGAGATTGGGGTATATGGCATTGGCCCAAACCTATGGTCTTAAAGGATTTCCTTATGCCTCGCCTATGTATGAATCAGTGAGTTTTGCAGGGAATGTGGCTACTGTCCAATTTAGTAATACGACAAACGGTTTAACTTCTTATGGAAAGCCTTTAAGCTATTTTGAAATTGCAGGAGCCGATAAAGTTTTTTATCCAGCAAAAGCAGTAATCTCACAAGGAAAGTTACAGGTATCAGCTCCAGAGGTTTCCAACCCGGTAGCAGTGCGTTATGCTTTTAAAGATTTTGTCATGGGTGATTTGTTTAACACCGAAGGATTTCCTGCCAGCAGTTTTAGAACTGATGATTGGTAA
- a CDS encoding glycoside hydrolase family 88 protein: MIQDNFVFAEKQYQYLEKATPSNEMPKTFENNRNVSSDVWWWCSGFYPGTLLYIYEYTKNPSIMEEAKKRLAILDTVKYYTKNHDLGFMMFCSFGNAYRLTKNSAYKKVILQSSKSLATRYRPDAKVIQSWEVTEGALKQKGFVGPVIIDNMMNLEMLEWASHNSSDKSFANIAETHANTTIKNHFRPDFSSYHVLDYDLKTGEVRKKVTAQGYSDSSAWSRGQGWALYGYTMMYRFTKNLDYLKQAQGIAKFILNNPKLPSDKVPYWDFDTPNIQNALRDVSAGSLYASALLELGQYTSGKEKQDYIDVAKTILKSLSTPKYRADLGTNGGYLLKHSVGSLPGKSEVDVPLTYADYYFLEALLRYQKWYL, translated from the coding sequence ATGATTCAAGACAATTTTGTATTTGCTGAAAAGCAGTATCAATATTTAGAAAAGGCAACACCATCTAATGAAATGCCTAAAACATTTGAGAACAATCGCAATGTTAGTTCTGATGTTTGGTGGTGGTGTAGCGGTTTTTATCCCGGGACTCTTTTGTATATCTATGAATACACCAAAAATCCATCGATTATGGAGGAAGCCAAGAAGAGACTCGCCATATTGGATACTGTAAAATACTATACAAAAAATCATGATTTAGGTTTTATGATGTTTTGCAGTTTTGGAAACGCCTATCGGTTGACAAAAAATTCAGCATACAAAAAAGTGATTCTTCAATCATCCAAGTCACTGGCAACACGTTACCGCCCGGATGCCAAAGTGATTCAGTCATGGGAGGTTACCGAGGGGGCTCTGAAACAAAAGGGTTTTGTAGGTCCTGTTATCATTGACAATATGATGAATCTCGAAATGTTGGAATGGGCAAGCCATAACAGTAGCGACAAAAGTTTTGCAAACATAGCCGAAACCCATGCCAATACGACGATTAAAAATCATTTCAGACCCGATTTCAGCAGTTATCATGTGCTGGATTATGATTTAAAAACAGGAGAAGTACGCAAGAAAGTTACCGCTCAAGGGTATTCTGATTCCAGTGCATGGAGCAGAGGCCAAGGATGGGCATTGTATGGTTACACCATGATGTACCGTTTTACAAAAAATCTCGATTACTTAAAACAAGCGCAAGGAATTGCTAAATTCATTTTGAACAATCCTAAATTACCGTCTGATAAGGTTCCATATTGGGATTTTGATACTCCAAATATTCAAAATGCTTTGCGAGATGTGTCGGCGGGATCCCTTTATGCTTCGGCTTTATTAGAATTGGGTCAATATACTTCAGGAAAAGAAAAACAGGATTATATTGATGTGGCCAAAACCATTTTGAAATCATTATCAACTCCAAAGTATAGAGCCGATTTAGGAACTAATGGAGGATATTTATTGAAGCACAGTGTTGGTTCTCTGCCTGGTAAAAGTGAAGTTGATGTTCCGCTTACGTATGCCGATTATTATTTTCTAGAAGCATTGTTGCGTTATCAAAAATGGTATTTATAA
- a CDS encoding alpha-L-fucosidase, translating to MSNKNSFYKCIVCLAIICCTHYMFAQTNKVKSVNLDPTPQNKNYTYQHNTNPGSQWFPDAGIGMFIHWGISSVNELDLSWPMRAGTQIGWRNPKLSDEEVKKIMDSGNYIAGHECESKNNCITPNEYFALAKDFNPKNCDPEKWVKAAKDAGMTYAVFTAKHHDGFAMWPSAYGNFNTKNYLGGRDFVKEYVNACRKYGLKVGLYFSPPDWYFDGDFQNFMYYGVARDYHNIPALDRDLKPRTAIKTNEEKQAHYNEVAQFIKGQIEELLINYGKIDVLWLDTDGVTVIPKDNPAWDKCISMDRIRQLQPGILITPRLYGVGDYKTYESDKNIPTEMQDGWAEFCTTIATDETWGYTKVPLKSTAHVLNNMIKARVLNTNSLLNFGPDKEGDFSPAMYKSLGEISAWMKVNAKSIVGAKAISGTEKASVPATMNANHRYLFLLSEEKELHKDKKVIFKTNGTVKAVRLSGSRTKLRYAVQQNEMIIYVPAFLRTSLPDVIDVELK from the coding sequence ATGAGCAATAAAAATTCGTTTTATAAGTGCATAGTTTGTTTGGCTATTATTTGCTGCACGCATTATATGTTTGCACAGACAAATAAAGTCAAGTCTGTCAATTTGGACCCTACACCTCAAAACAAAAATTATACCTATCAACATAATACAAATCCGGGATCACAGTGGTTTCCCGATGCAGGAATCGGAATGTTTATTCATTGGGGAATTTCATCTGTGAATGAACTTGATCTTTCCTGGCCTATGCGAGCGGGAACTCAGATTGGTTGGCGTAACCCTAAATTGAGCGATGAGGAGGTAAAAAAGATAATGGATTCCGGTAATTACATTGCCGGTCATGAATGCGAAAGTAAAAACAATTGTATTACCCCTAATGAGTATTTTGCATTAGCGAAAGATTTTAATCCTAAAAATTGTGATCCTGAAAAATGGGTTAAAGCAGCAAAAGATGCAGGAATGACTTATGCTGTTTTTACCGCAAAACATCATGATGGGTTCGCGATGTGGCCTAGTGCGTATGGAAATTTTAATACTAAAAATTATTTGGGGGGAAGAGATTTTGTGAAAGAATACGTAAATGCCTGTAGAAAATATGGTCTAAAGGTAGGATTATATTTTTCTCCTCCTGATTGGTATTTTGATGGCGATTTTCAAAACTTTATGTATTACGGTGTAGCACGTGATTATCATAACATTCCTGCCTTAGACAGAGACCTAAAACCAAGGACTGCAATAAAAACAAACGAAGAAAAACAGGCACATTATAATGAAGTAGCTCAGTTTATAAAAGGACAAATAGAAGAGCTATTAATCAATTATGGTAAAATAGATGTGCTATGGTTAGACACAGATGGTGTTACTGTAATTCCCAAAGACAATCCAGCTTGGGATAAATGTATCTCAATGGATCGAATTCGTCAATTACAGCCGGGAATTTTGATAACACCTAGATTGTATGGTGTTGGTGATTATAAAACGTATGAAAGCGATAAAAACATTCCAACTGAAATGCAAGATGGCTGGGCAGAATTTTGTACTACCATTGCTACAGATGAGACTTGGGGGTACACAAAGGTTCCGTTGAAATCAACAGCCCATGTGTTAAATAATATGATAAAGGCCAGAGTACTTAACACCAATTCACTATTAAATTTCGGGCCTGACAAAGAGGGGGATTTTAGCCCTGCTATGTATAAAAGTTTAGGAGAAATTTCTGCATGGATGAAGGTAAATGCTAAGTCAATCGTAGGTGCGAAGGCTATTTCGGGAACAGAAAAAGCTTCAGTTCCAGCAACTATGAATGCAAACCATAGGTATCTTTTCTTACTGTCAGAAGAAAAGGAATTACATAAGGACAAAAAAGTAATTTTTAAAACAAATGGGACAGTCAAAGCTGTGCGATTATCTGGTAGTAGAACAAAACTTAGATATGCGGTTCAACAAAATGAAATGATTATTTATGTGCCGGCTTTTTTAAGAACTTCTTTACCAGATGTAATTGACGTAGAATTAAAATAA